The genomic region CACAACCCTTAAGAACGACTACAAACAGTACGGACTTGAAATAGAGGTTATCCACCACACAGAACTGCTGGACACACTTGTGCGTGACGGAAAACTGAAGGTCAACGACAACCACAAGAAAACCGTAATAACCTACCACGACTCATGCTATCTGGGCAGACACAACGGAATCTACGAACAGCCCAGAAACATCATAAAGGCCATCACGGGCAAAGAACCTGTGGAGATGGAACGCTCCAAAGACACGGCATTCTGCTGCGGAGCGGGCGGCGGCCGTATGTGGATGGAGGAGAATCTGGGTACACGCATCAACGTGAACAGAGCTCAGCAGGCCATCGACACCAACGCAGGCACACTCTGCACCGCATGCCCCTACTGCATGACGATGATGTCCGACGGAATGAAGGATCTGAACACCAAGAGCATATATGTTAAAGATATAGCGGAAGTGCTGGCGGAATCGGTACTTCTGTAGGAAAAAATAAAGGGCACTTTCGGGTGCCCTTTTTTTATGTCATCATTCTGAATGGAATGAAGAATCTCTAGCCCTCACAGCCGCATCCGCAGCCGCAGCCGCCTTTGGCCGCTTTCTGTTTCAGCAGTATTTTGACCTCATGAACTGACGGCAGAGGTTTGCCCTCGTGAACCACAACCTCATCGACCACCACTCCGGGAGTGGTTTTGATATAGTTTGATATCTCTATCATATCGTTCACATATTCAACTTCGGCATGTATCCCCAGTTCATCAACGGCCTGAAGAACCGTCTGGTGCATCTTTTCGCAGTTTGAACATCCGGGGCCTAATACTTTTATTTTCATGAAACACCTCACAGGGTTTAACATAAACCTTTATCCGAAAAAAGAAAGACGGAAATAACAGAAGAATCTCTGCTTCCTCAGGTTATTGACAAAGTCTAAGCGTTATGAGATTGCCACGTCACTTTATTCGGCAACCATATTAAATGTGGACTCATACAGCCTGCGGCTGGCGTTCCTCGCAATGACGTAAATATTTGTCACTGCGAGCGTAGCGCGGCAGTCTCATCAAAGTGATGTGCCTGAAACTTTAGAATCTCTGATTCCTCAGATCATCTCTTTCAGTTTGCCTATTATCCCCTCCGGCCTCAGCACCATCAGCATCTCACCGTTTGGCTGTCCGGGGTCGGGCTTGACGATGCACTCCGTATATTTGCTGTTGTCAAGGATATGGTCGGAACACTCTACCCTGTCCAGAGGTATCTGCGGAATTTCGCCCAGAGCATCGGCTATCAGGCCGAAAAGCTGATCGCCCCTGAACCTGAGCACAATTATCTGACTGTCGTTGTCCACCTCTTTTTCGGGAAGACCAAGAATACTGCGGATATCCACCACCAGAAGCGGCAGGTCTTTGTATATCCGTCTGCCTTTCACAAACCTGTGGCTGCCGGGCACTGTGGTAAGCCCTTCGGGATTTATGGCCTCCACAACGTTTTCGGTCTTTATCCCAAGCCATTTGGTTCCGATAAAGAACGTTGCGACCTCAATGCAGTCTTTGCTGTCAGCCGTACCTTTTACCCGCACGCTGTCGCTTCTACGGCGCACAGGATGTGCGGATTCGGTATTAACCTTTGCCAGCGGTGTGAACATGAGCGCAATTACATCGTTTATGTAGCCGTCTCCCTGCTTATATTCCCTGTAGCCGCTGCTGGCATGACCGCCCACGGCATAGTAATATCCGTTGTGTTCCACAACCTTCGAAGTTCCCTGTCCGTTCTTCATATTAAAGAACTCCCTGTCGATGCTCAGGGTATCGCCGGCTTTCATCTCCGGATCGGTGGAGCTTATCACAACCCCTTTCCTGTCGGCGAATACACCGAACACGCCCTCTTCGACCTCGCCCCGCTCGTTTCTGGGCAGAGCATCCTGAAGCATGGCCAAAAACTGCGGCTCACTGTCGAAAACCACACCTATTCCGCCAATAACGCTTTTGCCCTGCCTGAAAGATGTGATGGAGGCTCCGTAGATATAAGTGTGTCTGTTGTCGTAAAGCTCGCTCGGCTCAAACTTCGAAACGCAGTACTGACTGCTCTCCTTAAGAGCCAGCGTCCCCCGAACATACTCTTTGCTGAGAACGGTACCCACCATATGCTCCTCGGTGGGGTTTGAAACGGCGATGATGCGCCCGAAGGAATCGTATACGAAAAGGTTGGTGTATACGGTGTAAAGTCCGTTTATGTACTGGAGGATTCCGGTTATCTTTTCCCTGTCCTCCTCCTCTATCTTCTGCTTGTCCAGAATCCGCTTGAAAGCGGATGTCAGCGCCCACCAGCGGCAGTCGTTCGCCCGCTCGTAGAGGTTTCTGTCCATGATGTCCACAGCCAGAGCCGCCCAGAACCAGACGTTGCTGAGAATTGAATCTATGACCGTCCTGTGCAGGTTG from Seleniivibrio woodruffii harbors:
- a CDS encoding chemotaxis protein CheW — encoded protein: MSAEEMVTYKDIEIPKSLLGVINHMDSVDEYREELLRLGAQWDLLTILGQMVGTGTDMTGTRKGFLDLTNKLLCQLALENIRKTVQEIGAKAQVAVDILIRNLFERTADIGFLATDDDIRDFIIKNAELDELCKSGQGGEVCDTLNRTQLREEMKLALIERFREYVAKYSVYYNIILLDTEGSVLVQLDQSGRVTKTADPLIKDAVNVEGEYLEVYRYCDLLPQNERSLIYAYRVTRSNEEKEDVLGVLCLCFRFTNEMEGIFRNMTSKDDWSVKLILDADGMVIASSDRHHVPIGAKMDMVLNKDYGMIKFAGKKYIAKTSPTKGYQGFFGLGWYGHVMIPIESAFEISEESAAKKSINEKILEAVMSDPRLFSGELRSIPVQAEKIQSDLERTVWNGNVKESDPASKVLLWSISGTGAKTKKIFEQSIGNLHRTVIDSILSNVWFWAALAVDIMDRNLYERANDCRWWALTSAFKRILDKQKIEEEDREKITGILQYINGLYTVYTNLFVYDSFGRIIAVSNPTEEHMVGTVLSKEYVRGTLALKESSQYCVSKFEPSELYDNRHTYIYGASITSFRQGKSVIGGIGVVFDSEPQFLAMLQDALPRNERGEVEEGVFGVFADRKGVVISSTDPEMKAGDTLSIDREFFNMKNGQGTSKVVEHNGYYYAVGGHASSGYREYKQGDGYINDVIALMFTPLAKVNTESAHPVRRRSDSVRVKGTADSKDCIEVATFFIGTKWLGIKTENVVEAINPEGLTTVPGSHRFVKGRRIYKDLPLLVVDIRSILGLPEKEVDNDSQIIVLRFRGDQLFGLIADALGEIPQIPLDRVECSDHILDNSKYTECIVKPDPGQPNGEMLMVLRPEGIIGKLKEMI
- a CDS encoding MTH895/ArsE family thioredoxin-like protein, with amino-acid sequence MKIKVLGPGCSNCEKMHQTVLQAVDELGIHAEVEYVNDMIEISNYIKTTPGVVVDEVVVHEGKPLPSVHEVKILLKQKAAKGGCGCGCGCEG